One Sander vitreus isolate 19-12246 chromosome 22, sanVit1, whole genome shotgun sequence DNA segment encodes these proteins:
- the tagln3b gene encoding transgelin-3b, producing MANRGPSYGLSREVQEKIEQKYDQDLEQRLVDWIVAQCGGNLERPQTGRENFQKWLMDGTILCRLINSLYPRGKEPIKKIPDTQMAFKQMEKISQFLQAAEAYGVTTTDIFQTVDLWEGKDMAAVQRTLMALGSVAVTKDDGHYRGDRDWFHRKAQGYRREFSQEQLRQGQSLIGLQMGSNRGASQSGMTGYGMHRQIM from the exons ATGGCGAACAGAGGGCCCAGCTACGGACTGAGCCGAGAGGTGCAGGAGAAGATCGAGCAAAAGTACGACCAAGACCTGGAGCAGCGGTTGGTAGACTGGATAGTTGCACAGTGTGGAGGAAACCTGGAGAGGCCACAGACGGGCAGGGAGAACTTCCAGAAATGGCTGATGGATGGAACA ATCCTCTGTAGGCTTATCAACAGCCTTTATCCGAGGGGGAAGGAGCCTATTAAGAAGATCCCAGACACACAGATGGCCTTCAAACAAATGGAGAAGATCTCTCAGTTCCTGCAAGCAGCTGAAGCTTATGGAGTCACAACCACTGACATATTTCAAACTGTGGACCTCTGGGAAG GAAAGGACATGGCAGCAGTGCAAAGAACTCTTATGGCTCTGGGGAGTGTGGCTGTCACTAAGGACGATGGTCATTACAGAGGTGACCGAGACTGGTTCCACAG GAAAGCCCAAGGGTATCGGCGAGAGTTCAGCCAAGAGCAGCTTCGCCAAGGTCAGAGTTTGATCGGCCTGCAGATGGGCAGCAACCGCGGGGCTTCCCAATCTGGTATGACGGGCTACGGTATGCACCGTCAGATCATGTAG
- the spata13 gene encoding uncharacterized protein spata13, which translates to MSRTEQQDRVLSTSEDSLLCLHHCKADPLIRSRPLSDIYPFHSHADRSAVPCLLSGCVAQVQPMTAGPDENRLNGINSSAWTNPVIGQPEGKPYSSRIMRLFSNSRKGPVPAHSPTTDRTTSTDSSDSNSVPQSWSGLSGLGVVDSFKKLRSSVLQGIQSRGAVTHDGEHDPSDQEMTNGTGVPNIDPGLDDAANHFNFAEGYSVSNGNFAGQKLAVISRCGSDIEDYDDEETDEGDGLTRNTRLSRSIRRAYGAGRISLLDTGNRRLAGRSTNEATDSQKPDQTSRVNVQTKNMNDNTNVKVVSRLSKSAENLHIFKAPFRRKAQFPGPPSLQEEPKRTSTSSETPNIQRTASASSVDLRDHAVSRRKSPVMTKGPMLKLVGSMTDLTVRRRRSPSPSPTSPLSPLTRLHDDYSRRVPCLTTSERQRRPSPVRARVMSVEHTPLVHLQPESDASPQQHQVLISQVSMEPPVGTEQTSPAQYELLTVATTSSYKQTAECDSSPLCQKEHSQQQEETEVNMLPNEATSDQQGPEAFLQTEEVSPTTSNTPPISSTCLSESPTSRTSPTSRTSPTDASTEMASVKPRRRSERPRPRPISDYGQLISRKHSIPEEVAVVHAEERTANTSLTKDCSGNDACGNGDIPENCSINRDVQGMRQRPISVIGAVDLFSSDAEEKDDRFPSPLSRPPIPSHQVPPYRAVSARFRPSILSQSTPIGLDRVGRRKLHRVLSDGASECLATLDDSVSEEEEGSFDELTDVTTYLQPGVELSVLNEWISSGHTVYAEALWDHVTMEEQELAFKAGDVIHVLEASHKDWWWGRGADKESWFPSSFVRVRVNQEGSSAESVESVADQEAPTPRDTHSAQHKEQMRTNVVQEIMNTERIYIKHLKDICEGYIRQCRKHPDMFTELQLKTIFSNIEDIYRFQRQFIRDLEKKYNKDQPHLSEIGYCFLLQGEGFSIYSDYCNTHPAACAELQRLMKSGKYKHFFEACRLLQQMIDISIAGFLLTPVQKICKYPLQLGELLKYTPKDHSDYSGVSKAYEAMKNVASLINERKRRQESVDTIAHWQVAILHWEGPDVLERSSELIHSGELTRVIRQGKMQQRSFFLFDHQLVFCKKDILRRDLLHYRGQLDMDQTEVVDVPDGRDLDLGLTLRNALRLRNASTLEFMCVLCCRKAQDKQRWLQAFAKERFRVKEDQEMGMEISEEQRRQAIVNARRAKQKKSKTIGYSGSIPPHHQNLHPLHQRHITIPTSVPQQQVFSLAEPPKRKPYHLLYSITRNAFFRK; encoded by the exons ATGAGCAGG ACAGAACAACAGGACCGAGTCTTGTCCACAAGCGAAGACTCTCTTCTGTGCCTCCACCACTGTAAAGCTGACCCGCTGATCCGAAGCCGACCCCTCAGTGACATATACCCATTCCACAGTCATGCTGACAGAAGTGCAGTCCCATGTCTGCTGTCTGGTTGTGTTGCCCAAGTACAGCCGATGACCGCAGGTCCAGACGAAAACAGATTAAATGGCATCAACTCCTCTGCCTGGACCAACCCTGTTATAGGTCAACCTGAGGGAAAGCCTTACTCCTCAAGAATTATGAGGCTTTTTTCTAACTCGAGGAAGGGCCCTGTCCCTGCTCACAGTCCAACCACTGACCGTACCACCTCAACCGACAGCAGCGACAGCAACAGCGTCCCTCAGTCCTGGTCAGGACTTTCAGGACTGGGTGTTGTGGACTCCTTCAAAAAGCTCCGCTCCTCTGTGCTCCAGGGTATACAGAGTAGAGGGGCGGTCACCCACGATGGAGAACATGACCCATCAGATCAGGAAATGACTAATGGCACTGGTGTGCCCAACATTGACCCTGGTCTAGATGATGCAGCAAATCATTTCAATTTTGCAGAAGGATATAGTGTGTCTAATGGAAATTTTGCTGGCCAAAAGTTGGCTGTGATAAGCCGATGTGGATCAGATATTGAGGACTACGATGATGAGGAAACTGATGAAGGAGATGGGCTCACGCGGAACACACGATTGTCAAGGAGTATTAGGAGAGCGTATGGAGCAGGACGCATCTCTTTACTCGACACAGGGAACAGGAGACTAGCAGGAAGGAGCACAAATGAAGCTACGGACAGTCAGAAACCAGATCAGACATCCAGGGTCAATGTCCAAACAAAGAACATGAATGACAACACAAATGTGAAGGTGGTGAGCAGACTGAGCAAAAGTGCAGAAAATCTTCATATATTTAAGGCCCCTTTTAGACGTAAAGCCCAATTTCCAGGACCTCCTTCGCTCCAGGAGGAACCCAAGAGGACTAGCACGTCAAGCGAGACACCAAACATCCAGAGGACAGCCAGCGCCTCCTCAGTGGACCTCCGGGACCACGCTGTTAGCCGCAGGAAGAGCCCTGTGATGACCAAGGGGCCGATGCTAAAGTTAGTAGGCAGCATGACTGACCTGACTGTCCGACGcaggcgaagtccctcccccAGCCCCACCTCACCCTTGTCACCCCTGACCCGTCTCCATGACGACTACTCCCGCCGTGTGCCTTGCCTAACAACCAGTGAGCGACAGCGCCGGCCTTCGCCTGTCAGAGCCCGGGTCATGTCTGTTGAGCACACCCCTCTGGTTCATCTACAGCCTGAATCCGATGCCAGCCCACAGCAGCACCAGGTCCTTATCAGCCAGGTTTCTATGGAGCCCCCAGTGGGAACAGAGCAGACTTCACCTGCTCAATATGAATTACTGACTGTGGCCACAACAAGTAGCTATAAACAGACAGCAGAATGTGATTCATCTCCTCTCTGCCAGAAAGAACATTCCCAACAACAAGAAGAGACTGAGGTTAACATGCTACCAAACGAG GCAACATCAGACCAACAAGGTCCAGAAGCATTCCTCCAAACAGAGGAAGTCTCTCCAACAACCAGCAACACCCCTCCTATCTCTTCAACATGCCTTTCGGAGTCACCCACATCGCGCACATCACCCACATCGCGCACATCACCCACAGATGCATCCACGGAAATGGCCTCCGTCAAGCCCAGACGAAGGAGTGAGCGCCCAAGACCTCGGCCCATCTCTGACTACGGGCAGCTCATTTCCAGGAAGCACTCCATTCCTGAGGAAGTGGCAGTAGTGCACGCTGAAGAAAGGACAGCAAATACATCATTGACTAAAGACTGCAGTGGAAATGATGCATGTGGGAATGGCGATATCCCTGAGAACTGCAGCATAAACAGAGACGTTCAAGGCATGAGGCAGCGTCCAATATCAGTGATAGGAGCTGTGGATCTGTTCTCTTCTGATGCTGAGGAGAAGGACGACCGCTTTCCTTCT CCCCTGTCGCGGCCGCCCATCCCCTCCCACCAGGTTCCCCCCTACAGAGCAGTGTCTGCCAGGTTTCgcccctccatcctctcccaGAGCACTCCCATCGGACTGGACCGTGTTGGACGGCGTAAGCTCCACAGAGTGCTCAGTG ATGGTGCGTCTGAGTGCCTGGCGACACTTGATGACAGCgtgagtgaggaggaggagggcagcTTTGATGAGCTCACTGATGTCACCACCTACCTCCAGCCAGGGGTGGAGCTCTCTGTGCTCAACGAG TGGATAAGCTCCGGCCACACAGTGTATGCTGAGGCTCTCTGGGACCATGTGACCATGGAGGAGCAGGAGCTGGCCTTCAAGGCGGGAGATGTTATCCATGTCCTGGAAGCCTCGCATAAGGACTGGTGGTGGGGCAGGGGTGCTGACAAGGAGTCCTGGTTCCCTTCCAGCTTTGTGAGG GTGCGAGTGAACCAGGAGGGCTCGAGTGCAGAAAGTGTGGAGAGTGTAGCGGACCAGGAAGCTCCAACTCCCAGGGACACACACAGCGCTCAGCACAAGGAGCAGATGAGAACCAATGTGGTTCAGGAAATTATGAATACTGAACGCATCTACATCAAGCACCTAAAAGACATCTGTGAG GGTTACATCCGTCAGTGCCGTAAACACCCGGACATGTTCACTGAGCTGCAGTTGAAGACCATCTTCAGCAACATAGAGGACATCTACAGGTTTCAGAGGCAGTTTATCAGAGACCTGGAGAAGAAGTACAACAAAGACCAACCACATCTCAGTGAAATAGGCTATTGTTTTCTCTTGCAG gGAGAGGGCTTCTCTATCTACTCAGACTACTGTAACACTCATCCAGCAGCCTGTGCTGAGCTGCAGCGCCTCATGAAGTCGGGCAAATATAAGCATTTCTTTGAGGCCTGCCGGCTCCTCCAGCAGATGATCGACATTTCCATTGCAGGATTCTTGCTCACGCCCGTCCAGAAGATCTGTAAATACCCCCTGCAGCTGGGTGAACTGCTTAAGTACACCCCCAAAGACCACAG TGACTACAGCGGAGTGAGCAAAGCGTATGAGGCTATGAAGAATGTGGCCAGTCTGATAAATGAGAGGAAGAGACGGCAGGAGAGTGTCGACACCATTGCTCACTGGCAGGTGGCAATTCTACACTGGGAG GGGCCTGATGTGCTGGAGCGCAGCTCAGAGCTGATCCACTCTGGTGAGCTGACTCGAGTCATCCGACAAGGCAAAATGCAACAGCGCAGCTTCTTCCTTTTTGACCATCAGTTGGTCTTCTGTAAAAAAGACATCCTGCGCAGAGACCTGCTCCACTACCGTGGACAGCTAGATATGGACCAGACCGAGGTGGTGGACGTGCCCGACGGGCGGGACCTAGACCTGGGCCTGACCCTGAGGAATGCTCTGCGCCTACGCAACGCATCCACTCTGgagtttatgtgtgtgctgtgctgcaGGAAGGCCCAGGACAAGCAGAGGTGGTTACAGGCCTTTGCCAAGGAGAGATTCAGAGTCAAGGAAGACCAAGAGATGG GAATGGAGATCAGTGAAGAGCAAAGAAGACAGGCCATTGTTAATGCCAGAAGAGCCAAACAGAAGAAGAGCAAAA CCATTGGTTACTCTGGTTCTATCCCCCCACACCACCAAAACCTTCACCCACTTCACCAGCGTCACATCACCATTCCAACCAGCGTGCCTCAGCAGCAGGTCTTCTCACTGGCCGAGCCCCCAAAACGAAAGCCTTATCACCTGTTGTACAGCATCACCCGCAATGCCTTCTTCAGAAAATGA
- the c1qtnf9 gene encoding complement C1q and tumor necrosis factor-related protein 9A, translated as MLQMRLRVTLLLLLLAVRCVTQEETQIKGCFCGHPGIPGDPGHNGTPGRDGRDGLRGDKGDQGQVGPIGPAGNDGLKGDKGELGAVGPAGLKGKCGDNGERGPPGKMGPQGVQGPIGLKGNKGELGLPGPQGPKGDLGPLGPEGPKGEIGLRGDRGIQGPLGPPGRPGHKGEIGFPGQKGNIGYRGDKGTQGEKGDIGEKGDAPVIPKSAFSVGLTAQSKLPAANAPIRFDKIIYNVQNHYDSQTGRFTCSVAGAYFFTYHITVFSRNVKVALVKNGARIIHTTDTYQSSEDQAAGGAVLHLDVGDKVWLQVAGGELFNGLFADQDDDTTFSGFLIFGS; from the exons ATGTTGCAGATGAGGCTTAGAGTCACTCTCCTGCTCCTTCTATTGGCAGTCAGGTGTGTAACACAGGAAGAAACCCAAATTAAAGGCTGTTTTTGTGGACACCCTGGAATACCAGGCGATCCTGGACACAATGGTACACCTGGCAGAGACGGCCGAGATGGACTCAGAGGTGACAAAGGTGATCAAG GTCAAGTTGGCCCTATTGGACCAGCAGGCAATGATGGCCTTAAGGGAGACAAAGGAGAACTTG GTGCAGTTGGCCCAGCAGGGCTCAAAGGAAAATGTGGAGACAATGGAGAACGGGGGCCTCCTGGGAAAATGGGGCCCCAAGGAGTCCAAGGGCCCATTGGCCTGAAAGGAAATAAGGGAGAGCTTGGGCTGCCTGGACCCCAAGGACCTAAAGGTGATTTGGGGCCTCTTGGACCTGAGGGTCCGAAGGGGGAAATTGGTCTTCGAGGTGACAGAGGGATTCAGGGACCACTGGGACCCCCCGGCAGGCCAGGCCATAAGGGTGAAATTGGTTTTCCAGGTCAAAAAGGCAATATCGGTTATCGTGGTGACAAAGGGACCCAAGGAGAGAAAGGTGATATAGGTGAGAAGGGAGATGCACCTGTTATCCCTAAAAGTGCCTTCTCTGTGGGACTCACAGCACAAAGTAAACTCCCAGCAGCTAATGCACCGATCCGGTTTGACAAGATCATTTACAATGTACAGAATCACTATGATTCACAAACAGGAAGATTCACATGCTCTGTAGCAGGAGCCTATTTCTTCACCTACCACATCACTGTCTTCTCCAGAAACGTGAAGGTAGCTCTAGTGAAGAACGGTGCAAGGATCATCCACACCACGGATACCTACCAGAGCAGCGAGGATCAGGCAGCAGGGGGCGCTGTGCTGCACCTTGACGTGGGGGACAAGGTGTGGCTGCAGGTGGCTGGAGGAGAGCTGTTCAATGGACTCTTTGCTGATCAAGATGACGACACTACCTTCTCTGGGTTCTTAATCTTTGGGTCTTAA
- the abhd10b gene encoding abhydrolase domain containing 10, depalmitoylase b, whose amino-acid sequence MAAVALRSCRRGLSHILSNGGLAALSSQRLEGVKRHKSTVQYASRPDLPKLAYRRVKGKSPGVVFLPGYGSNMNGQKAEALEEFCRSLGHAYLRFDYTGHGASDGVLSEGTIGTWKKDVLFVLDELVEGPQIMVGSSIGGWFMLLAAIARPEKTAALVGISTAADHIVTLFNSLPLETRKEFEEKGEWTLPTKHSEEGHYKFSMDFLKEAENHCVLQSPIPITCPVRLIHGLKDEDVPWHISLQVAERVLSPDVDVILRRHGQHRMSDRDDIKLMVYTIDDLIDKLTTLV is encoded by the exons ATGGCAGCCGTCGCGCTGAGGTCCTGCCGCAGAGGACTTTCACATATTTTAAGTAATGGAGGGCTCGCAGCTTTGTCTTCACAACGTCTGGAAG GAGTCAAGAGACACAAGTCCACAGTTCAGTACGCTTCACGACCAGACCTTCCCAAGCTGGCCTACAGAAGAGTGAAGGGGAAGAGCCCAGGTGTGGTCTTCCTCCCAGGATATGGCTCCAACATGAATGGGCAGAAAGCTGAGGCACTGGAGGAGTTCTGTAGGTCACTAGGGCACGCATACCTTAG GTTTGACTACACAGGACATGGGGCCTCAGACGGGGTGCTATCAGAAGGAACTATTGGTACCTGGAAAAAAGACGTCCTTTTTGTGTTGGATGAGTTAGTAGAGGGGCCACAG ATAATGGTGGGTTCCAGTATAGGTGGTTGGTTCATGCTTCTTGCAGCCATTGCAAGACCAGAGAAGACTGCAGCACTGGTGGGCATCTCCACTGCTGCTGATCACATTGTCACATTGTTCAACTCTCTTCCTCTGGAG ACACGCAAGGAGTTTGAGGAGAAGGGGGAGTGGACACTGCCCACCAAACACTCAGAGGAGGGTCATTACAAGTTTAGCATGGACTTTCTGAAAGAGGCAGAAAATCACTGTGTGCTCCAGAGTCCCATCCCCATCACCTGTCCCGTACGCCTCATTCATGGGCTCAAAGATGAGGACGTCCCCTGGCACATCTCTTTGCAGGTTGCAGAACGCGTCCTCAGCCCTGATGTGGATGTCATCCTTCGACGACATGGCCAACACCGCATGTCTGACAGGGATGACATCAAGCTCATGGTCTACACTATTGATGATCTCATAGACAAGCTGACCACTCTGGTCTGA
- the tmprss7 gene encoding transmembrane protease serine 7 codes for MGTEREANETTIGDEDVSQTDAASIADVSVEVATVDHTLQRLYRKYRKTRRKPKGLKRLWAYLLSIRHLTVIITAVVFVVVVIMWSLLWVFIFRRESNSGVYFAGMFRVANVEFIPEYRQEQSSEFVSMANKIQHVVSNVYKVSSVARLYKQAVISDLSNNNKGGVLVHFWMVFVVPRLKSPAVCEECVGAIFRDSVHTSMMNRSSVGYLLGLPVDIDSILINAVQRSDYSSNGAGSQCVDKLYANLPGASVPLNVFSSWGGVNCHVKLTAAPGSLIRLTVTSLLIEPSDCVNDALTVYDALLPMRGRILHRLCESVSSSFSLVSTSNVMLLSFRMTNGNKSFRGHFEAIAEEVCMSEIETHIKPDVTGQIYSPFHPSLLPPQCFCTWKFETPNSALGVALQFQNYVLKPKAMEGCEHGWWKVNEIIFCGSYVGHHTVFRIADHSPEVEFRSSSRNSAQPFQASYSSYNISQPCPESHFLCSTGLCVEKSRRCDGLDDCQDESDEVFCSRPTKNCGGNSPLHPLYVCNGETDCTNGIDEINCTQETTCSEIRYQCNSGSCIMKKNAKCDGIHDCQDHSDEANCACGHPSLKKVGSSSGAERIVGGDNSVEGEWPWQVSLHFSGNLYCGASVLSSDWLISAAHCFSKERLSDPRYWSAHLGMLTQGSAKHVAEIQRIVVHEYYNTYTFDYDIALLQLKKPWPPSLSPLVQPVCLPPPSHTVTDNHRCLVTGWGYRSEEDKVLPSVLQKAQVSLLSQTDCKKSYGPVSPRMLCAGVPSGEQDACRGDSGGPLSCQAAGGGRWFLIGIVSWGAGCGRPNLPGVYTRVNKFTSWIYSHIS; via the exons ATGGGCACAGAGCGAGAGGCGAACGAGACGACAATCGGAGATGAGGATGTCTCTCAAACAGACGCTGCCAGT ATTGCAGATGTGTCTGTGGAGGTGGCCACAGTTGATCACACTCTGCAGAGGCTCTACAGGAAGTACAGGAAGACGAGACGTAAGCCCAAGGGACTCAAGAGGCTGTGGGCCTATCTGCTGAGCATCAGGCACCTCACGGTCATCATCACAGCAGTGGTGTTTGTGGTGGTGGTTATCATGTGGTCGCTGCTATGGGTCTTCATAT TTCGCAGGGAAAGCAACAGTGGAGTGTATTTTGCCGGGATGTTCCGTGTTGCCAACGTGGAGTTTATCCCCGAGTACCGCCAGGAACAGTCCAGTGAGTTTGTATCCATGgcaaacaaaatacaacacGTG GTGAGCAATGTGTACAAGGTGTCCTCAGTGGCCAGACTCTACAAGCAAGCTGTCATTTCAGACCTCAG TAACAACAACAAGGGCGGTGTGCTGGTTCACTTCTGGATGGTGTTTGTGGTTCCTCGACTGAAGAGCCCAGCAGTGTGTGAGGAGTGTGTAGGAGCCATTTTCAGAGACTCGGTCCACACCAGCATGATGAACAGGTCCTCTGTAGGCTACCTGCTGGGTCTCCCAGTGGATATCGACTCCATCCTCATCAAtg CTGTTCAGCGATCAGATTATTCATCAAATGGAGCAG GCTCTCAGTGTGTAGATAAGCTGTATGCTAACCTTCCTGGGGCGAGTGTACCTTTAAACGTCTTCTCATCATGGGGTGGTGTGAATTGCCATGTAAAACTCACCGCTGCCCCCGGCTCACTGATCCGTCTGACCGTCACCTCGCTCCTCATTGAGCCCAGCGACTGTGTGAATGATGCCCTGACTGTGTACGACGCTCTGCTGCCCATGAGAGGGCGCATTCTGCACAG GCTGTGTGAGTCAGTGTCCAGCTCCTTCTCCCTGGTGTCTACCTCCAATGTCATGTTGCTGTCCTTCAGAATGACCAATGGCAACAAGAGCTTCAGAGGACACTTTGAGGCCATTGCTGAAGAAG tgtgTATGTCTGAAATTGAGACCCACATAAAGCCTGACGTCACTGGTCAAATCTACAGCCCCTTCCACCCCAGCCTTCTGCCCCCACAGTGCTTCTGCACCTGGAAGTTTGAg ACCCCTAACAGTGCTTTAGGAGTTGCTCTGCAGTTTCAGAACTATGTATTGAAACCAAAGGCCATGGAGGGCTGTGAACACGGCTGGTGGAAGGTCAATGAAATCAT TTTCTGTGGCAGCTACGTGGGACACCACACGGTGTTTCGGATTGCTGACCACAGCCCAGAGGTGGAATTTCGCAGCAGCTCACGTAACTCTGCTCAGCCTTTTCAGGCGTCTTACAGCAGCTACAATATCAGCCAGC CCTGTCCAGAGAGCCACTTCCTGTGCTccacaggactgtgtgtagagAAAAGTCGACGTTGTGACGGCCTGGACGACTGCCAGGATGAGAGTGACGAGGTCTTCTGCT CGAGGCCGACAAAGAACTGTGGTGGCAACAGTCCTCTGCATCCTTTGTATGTATGCAATGGAGAGACAGACTGCACCAATGGAATAGATGAGATCAACTGCACTCAgg AAACAACCTGCTCTGAAATCAGGTATCAATGCAACAGTGGCTCCTGCATCATGAAGAAGAACGCAAAGTGCGATGGTATCCATGACTGTCAGGACCACAGTGATGAGGCCAATTGTG CCTGTGGTCATCCCTCCTTGAAGAAGGTGGGTTCATCTTCAGGAGCTGAGCGTATCGTTGGTGGAGATAACTCTGTGGAGGGGGAGTGGCCGTGGCAGGTCAGCCTCCACTTCTCTGGTAACCTGTACTGTGGGgcttctgtcctctcctctgattggctcatctCAGCAGCACACTGCTTCAGCAAGGAAAG GCTGTCTGACCCACGATACTGGAGCGCCCACCTCGGCATGCTGACACAGGGCAGTGCCAAACACGTGGCTGAGATCCAGCGGATTGTGGTGCATGAGTATTATAACACGTACACATTTGACTATGACATCGCCCTGCTGCAGCTGAAGAAGCCCTGGCCTCCCTCCCTCAGCCCGCTGGTCCAGCCTGTGTGCCTGCCACCCCCCTCCCACACTGTCACAGACAACCACCGCTGCTTGGTCACCGGGTGGGGATACCGCTCTGAGGAGG ACAAAGTGCTGCCCTCAGTGCTGCAGAAAGCACAGGTGTCCTTACTGAGCCAGACTGACTGTAAGAAGAGCTATGGACCTGTCTCCCCACGCATGCTGTGTGCTGGGGTCCCCTCTGGAGAGCAGGACGCCTGCAGG GGCGACTCAGGGGGTCCTCTGTCCTGTCAGGCAGCGGGTGGGGGTCGCTGGTTCCTGATTGGCATCGTCAGCTGGGGGGCGGGCTGTGGCAGACCAAACCTGCCTGGGGTCTACACCAGGGTCAACAAGTTCACCTCCTGGATCTACAGCCATATCAGCTGA